A stretch of the Perca flavescens isolate YP-PL-M2 chromosome 3, PFLA_1.0, whole genome shotgun sequence genome encodes the following:
- the LOC114552529 gene encoding SPRY domain-containing SOCS box protein 4 isoform X1 has protein sequence MGQKISGSIKSVDVRGEPSYRPVRRELRGPDFCRPPRLDLLLDMPAASPETQLRHAWNPDDRSLNVFVKEDDKLTFHRHPVAQSTDCIRGKVGYTRGLHVWRIHWPTRQRGTHAVVGVATTEASLHSVGYTALVGSDSESWGWDLGRNRLFHDGKNRPVSTSAPTYPCFLEPDESFVLPDSLTVVLDMDEGTLSFMVDGQYLGVAFKGLKGKRLYPIVSAVWGHCEVSIRYINGLDHDSSSNGGGREFQLETASLDHEIQLSLASLKMRGILGISRHASR, from the exons ATGGGCCAAAAGATCTCTGGCAGCATCAAGTCAGTGGATGTACGCGGGGAGCCCTCATATCGGCCAGTACGCCGTGAACTGCGGGGCCCAGATTTCTGTCGGCCCCCCAGGCTGGACTTACTGCTGGACATGCCTGCAGCCAGCCCCGAGACCCAGCTTCGTCACGCCTGGAACCCTGATGACCGGTCGCTCAATGTCTTTGTTAAGGAGGACGACAAGCTGACGTTTCACAGACATCCAGTGGCACAGAGCACAGACTGTATCCGAGGGAAGGTGGGCTACACCAGGGGCCTCCATGTTTGGAGGATTCACTGGCCGACCAGACAGAGAGGCACCCACGCTGTTGTGGGCGTGGCCACTACTGAAGCATCTTTACACTCTGTGGGCTACACAGCCCTGGTGGGCTCGGACTCGGAGTCCTGGGGCTGGGACCTGGGTCGAAACAGACTCTTCCACGATGGAAAGAACCGTCCCGTTTCCACGTCGGCACCTACGTATCCCTGTTTCCTGGAGCCAGACGAGTCATTTGTGCTGCCAGACTCGCTGACCGTAGTACTAGACATGGATGAAGGAACACTGAGCTTCATGGTAGACGGACAGTATCTGGGAGTAGCTTTTAAAGGGCTAAAAGGCAAGAGACTGTATCCAATCGTCAGTGCTGTGTGGGGGCACTGTGAAGTATCTATTCGCTACATCAACGGCCTAGATC ACGATAGCAGCAGCAATGGCGGCGGTAGAGAATTTCAACTGGAAACTGCTTCGCTAGATCACGAAATACAACTCAGTCTAGCATCACTGAAAATGAGAGGGATTCTTGGCATTTCCAGACATGCATCTCGTTAG
- the LOC114552529 gene encoding SPRY domain-containing SOCS box protein 4 isoform X3, which yields MGQKISGSIKSVDVRGEPSYRPVRRELRGPDFCRPPRLDLLLDMPAASPETQLRHAWNPDDRSLNVFVKEDDKLTFHRHPVAQSTDCIRGKVGYTRGLHVWRIHWPTRQRGTHAVVGVATTEASLHSVGYTALVGSDSESWGWDLGRNRLFHDGKNRPVSTSAPTYPCFLEPDESFVLPDSLTVVLDMDEGTLSFMVDGQYLGVAFKGLKGKRLYPIVSAVWGHCEVSIRYINGLDHSFILHLLLPGKQEEISILIRSSPACIVP from the exons ATGGGCCAAAAGATCTCTGGCAGCATCAAGTCAGTGGATGTACGCGGGGAGCCCTCATATCGGCCAGTACGCCGTGAACTGCGGGGCCCAGATTTCTGTCGGCCCCCCAGGCTGGACTTACTGCTGGACATGCCTGCAGCCAGCCCCGAGACCCAGCTTCGTCACGCCTGGAACCCTGATGACCGGTCGCTCAATGTCTTTGTTAAGGAGGACGACAAGCTGACGTTTCACAGACATCCAGTGGCACAGAGCACAGACTGTATCCGAGGGAAGGTGGGCTACACCAGGGGCCTCCATGTTTGGAGGATTCACTGGCCGACCAGACAGAGAGGCACCCACGCTGTTGTGGGCGTGGCCACTACTGAAGCATCTTTACACTCTGTGGGCTACACAGCCCTGGTGGGCTCGGACTCGGAGTCCTGGGGCTGGGACCTGGGTCGAAACAGACTCTTCCACGATGGAAAGAACCGTCCCGTTTCCACGTCGGCACCTACGTATCCCTGTTTCCTGGAGCCAGACGAGTCATTTGTGCTGCCAGACTCGCTGACCGTAGTACTAGACATGGATGAAGGAACACTGAGCTTCATGGTAGACGGACAGTATCTGGGAGTAGCTTTTAAAGGGCTAAAAGGCAAGAGACTGTATCCAATCGTCAGTGCTGTGTGGGGGCACTGTGAAGTATCTATTCGCTACATCAACGGCCTAGATC ATTCTTTTATTCTCCATCTCTTACTCCCTGGGAAGCAAGAAGAGATAAGCATCCTTATACGGTCCTCTCCAGCCTGTATTGTCCCTTAA
- the LOC114552529 gene encoding SPRY domain-containing SOCS box protein 4 isoform X2, producing the protein MGQKISGSIKSVDVRGEPSYRPVRRELRGPDFCRPPRLDLLLDMPAASPETQLRHAWNPDDRSLNVFVKEDDKLTFHRHPVAQSTDCIRGKVGYTRGLHVWRIHWPTRQRGTHAVVGVATTEASLHSVGYTALVGSDSESWGWDLGRNRLFHDGKNRPVSTSAPTYPCFLEPDESFVLPDSLTVVLDMDEGTLSFMVDGQYLGVAFKGLKGKRLYPIVSAVWGHCEVSIRYINGLDPEPLPLMDLCRRVARLALGRERIHHIDTLPLPQTLKNYLQYQ; encoded by the exons ATGGGCCAAAAGATCTCTGGCAGCATCAAGTCAGTGGATGTACGCGGGGAGCCCTCATATCGGCCAGTACGCCGTGAACTGCGGGGCCCAGATTTCTGTCGGCCCCCCAGGCTGGACTTACTGCTGGACATGCCTGCAGCCAGCCCCGAGACCCAGCTTCGTCACGCCTGGAACCCTGATGACCGGTCGCTCAATGTCTTTGTTAAGGAGGACGACAAGCTGACGTTTCACAGACATCCAGTGGCACAGAGCACAGACTGTATCCGAGGGAAGGTGGGCTACACCAGGGGCCTCCATGTTTGGAGGATTCACTGGCCGACCAGACAGAGAGGCACCCACGCTGTTGTGGGCGTGGCCACTACTGAAGCATCTTTACACTCTGTGGGCTACACAGCCCTGGTGGGCTCGGACTCGGAGTCCTGGGGCTGGGACCTGGGTCGAAACAGACTCTTCCACGATGGAAAGAACCGTCCCGTTTCCACGTCGGCACCTACGTATCCCTGTTTCCTGGAGCCAGACGAGTCATTTGTGCTGCCAGACTCGCTGACCGTAGTACTAGACATGGATGAAGGAACACTGAGCTTCATGGTAGACGGACAGTATCTGGGAGTAGCTTTTAAAGGGCTAAAAGGCAAGAGACTGTATCCAATCGTCAGTGCTGTGTGGGGGCACTGTGAAGTATCTATTCGCTACATCAACGGCCTAGATC CGGAGCCCCTCCCCCTCATGGACCTGTGCAGACGAGTAGCTCGATTGGCTCTGGGTAGAGAGCGCATTCATCACATTGACACACTCCCACTGCCGCAGACGCTCAAGAACTACCTCCAGTACCAGTGA